ATCGGATACAGATCGGGGCGCAGCGATTCGAGACAGAGTCTCAAACGCTCTCCTTCATTGCGACCGATCACCACCATTCCCACGGTTTGCACTATTTCGAATCCTGTGCCGAAAAAGTCTTATCGTTCATTCTTCGATTTTGAGACACACCACGCATGCTAAGTGAGCAGCCACATACTATTTAGGATTGCGAGCGACGCCACCGCGGAGAGGGTAATAATAGATAGCACAGGATTTTCGGAATCGATGTCCAGGATCAGTTCCGCGGTGATGGAACATCCCTGCCTTTCTCCCGAATCCCCTCAATCTCCCAGGCAGCCTAAACCGCCTGCGCATCCCAAGCGGGGATAATTTCGCCGAATTCCTAACTCATCCCTGTAATTTTCATTCCTGACGTTAGGAGTGTGAATTTTACGTCTTTTTTATGGCCAATCAATACAAGCCGCAAAGCCTTCCAGCGTTCTTCACAGACAGTTCCTCTTGAAGCGAAGTGAGTTCTAACGTTCAATAAGCAGAATGCTTTACGAGATTTGAGTTCATGCAGCCGACAAATACGTATCCCATTCTGGTCAGTCTTCTGATCATCCCGGTTTTCCTATACATTCTGAACCAGATTCGCGCCCGCGGATTCTCAGAAGGTTGGTGGCTGCCCTGGATGTCGGTGCTGCTTCTCTTCCCCTGCTACGTCTGGTCGGGTTGGGGTTCGTTGCGAATGGATTTGCGATCCGCCGCCAGTCTCGCGGTGCTGACCGGGTTTTTAATACAACCCTGGAGTTCGGGACCGCGAATCCGCTGGATCTGGGGCGATGCCTGGATCATTATCTTGATCGCCAGTCAGGCGATCACGGAGTTTTCGCAGGAAAACCTCGTTCCGCTGACGCCGCTAGAGCAATTGCGGGATTTTGGCCTTCCCTACCTCGTCGGCCGGCTCTGCCTGCGTTCTCCCGGCGATCTGCAACGGATGCTCCCCGCTGTCTGCATCCCCGCGGCCATCCTTTCGGTGTACGCCATCATCGAATCCATCACCAAAATTAACGTCGTGAACCTGATCATCGGAAAGCGCTGGGAATTGTTGGAAACCTCGGAAGGTTTTCGCTGGGGCCTCAAGCGAGCCCAGGGCAACTTGAATCATCCGATTTACCTGGGCCTCATGCTCACCATGCTGCTGCCGTGGCTCCTCGAAGCCTATAGCCAATCGAAAAAAAATCTAGGGGCCTATTGGTGGCGCTTCAGCCCCGCGCTGGCAATTGTCGCCATCATTGGCACCGTTTCCCGAGCTGCCCAGTTAGCCGCGGTGCTGACGCTGATTACTGCCTTTATTTTTAGAAATCCTCGCTGGCGGGGAATTCTAATCGGAATGGTGCTGGTTGCAGGTGGAACCGGCTACTTGTTCCGGGAAGATATACTGGAGGCTCTATCTAAATTTGTCGATGAACCAGATAAAAGTTCCGATGTGATCAAACATAAAGGGCTGGAGTATCCATATTCCGGGACCCTGCATCGCGACCTTTTGCAAATGGTTTATGAGGATGAAGTTAAAAACGTGCCTTTGCTCGGGTACGGTTCGATGCTCGAAAGCATGCCGGTGGATAACGACCGCGACGAAAGATTTAAATCCATCGACGACCATTACCTGGTCTACCTTCTGAGATTCGGACCGGTGGGAGTGACGATTTTCCTCTGTTTTGCGGTTTGTATCGCGATTTATCTATTCCGGGAGGCCTGGGCTAACGACAC
The genomic region above belongs to Telmatocola sphagniphila and contains:
- a CDS encoding O-antigen ligase family protein, whose product is MQPTNTYPILVSLLIIPVFLYILNQIRARGFSEGWWLPWMSVLLLFPCYVWSGWGSLRMDLRSAASLAVLTGFLIQPWSSGPRIRWIWGDAWIIILIASQAITEFSQENLVPLTPLEQLRDFGLPYLVGRLCLRSPGDLQRMLPAVCIPAAILSVYAIIESITKINVVNLIIGKRWELLETSEGFRWGLKRAQGNLNHPIYLGLMLTMLLPWLLEAYSQSKKNLGAYWWRFSPALAIVAIIGTVSRAAQLAAVLTLITAFIFRNPRWRGILIGMVLVAGGTGYLFREDILEALSKFVDEPDKSSDVIKHKGLEYPYSGTLHRDLLQMVYEDEVKNVPLLGYGSMLESMPVDNDRDERFKSIDDHYLVYLLRFGPVGVTIFLCFAVCIAIYLFREAWANDTPHAAFCGAMLGSFVGTTMMLKGVSLEPDYGWMWLFSAGIAGRLHAFRLELHESKVRSDSPGA